Proteins encoded in a region of the Ursus arctos isolate Adak ecotype North America unplaced genomic scaffold, UrsArc2.0 scaffold_2, whole genome shotgun sequence genome:
- the DENND4B gene encoding DENN domain-containing protein 4B isoform X6 has product MAEERPPRLVDYFVIAGLAGNGAPIPEETWVPEPSGTLRPPRPAEPITDVAVIARALGEEVPQGYTCIQASAGGHPLELSAGLLGGTQPVICYRRGRDKPPLVELGVLYEGKERPKPGFQVLDTTPYSHSANLAPPGPGHPRTYLTYRRAAEGAGLHALGITDLCLVLPSKGEGTPHTYCRLPRNLNPGMWGPAVHLCYKVGLAKANTLVYEAELLGRYPEEDNEAFPLPESVPVFCLPMGATVECWPAQTKYPVPVFSTFVLTGAAGDKVYGAALQFYEAFPRARLSERQARALGLLSAVERGRALGGRAVRSRRAIAVLSRWPAFPAFRAFLTFLYRYSVSGPHRLPLEAHISHFIHNVPFPSPQRPRILVQMSPYDNLLLCQPVSSPLPLSGASFLQLLQSLGPELAVTLLLAVLTEHKVLVHSLRPDLLTSVCEALVSMIFPLHWQCPYIPLCPLVLADVLSAPVPFIVGIHSSYFDLHDPPADVICVDLDTNTLFQTEDKKSLSPRTLPRRPYKVLLATLTDLYQQLDQTYTGPEEEASLEFLLTDYEAVCGRRARLEREVQGAFLRFMACLLKGYRDFLRPLTQAPSEGARDVDNLFFLQGFLKSRERSSHKLYCQLLRTQMFSQFIEECSFGSARHAALEFFDSCVDKVHPEQEKPEPTPLVELEELSGSELTVFITPPEEPPAPEGSESTPQYCASFCPSSYDGFPELRAELFESPREQPGALPVPGPSRSAPSSPAPRRTKQETKVAQRMAQKSAAVPELWARCLLGHCYGLWFLCLPAYVRSAPSRVQALHTAYHVLRQMESRKVVLPDEVCYRVLMQLCSHYGQPVLSVRVMLEMRRAGIVPNTITYGYYNKAVLESKWLSGTPGGRLRWAKLRNVVLGAAQFRQPLRERRRQAAAQEASGAQTEPRLDRPSPTRPLQRQTTWAGRSFRDPASPTGRLVKSGSLGSARGAQPTVEAGVAHMIEALGVLEPRGSPVPWRDGSLSDLSLTGEEPAPGGSPEDSGSALSAQSTETLEGPSARAPKPGGRQEEASTPRRGLGARLQQLLTPSRRSPASRAPPPELPPDLPPPARRSPMDSLLRPRERPGSTASESSASLGSEWDLSESSVSSLSLRHSSERLSDTPGSLQPPSLEILLSSCSLCRACDSLVYDEEIMAGWAPDDSNLNTVCPFCACPFVPLLSVQTLDSRPSAPSPKPAPAGASNSKDAPIPGGPGPVLSDRRLCLALDEPQLCNGHMGAASRRVEGGAWAYLSPLVLRKELESLVENEGSEVLALPELPAAHPIIFWNLLWYFQRLRLPSILPCLVLASCDGPPPPQQAPAPWLTPDPASVQVRLLWDVLTPDPGSCPPLYVLWRVHSQIPQRVVWPGPIPAPLSLELLEAVLRHVGLNEVHKAVGLLLETLGPPPTGLHLQRGIYREILFLTMAALGKDHVDIVAFDKKYKSAFNKLASSMGKEELRQRRAQMPTPKAIDCRKCFGAPLEC; this is encoded by the exons ATGGCGGAGGAGCGGCCCCCCCGGCTGGTGGATTACTTCGTGATAGCTGGGCTTGCAGGGAACGGAGCACCCATCCCCGAGGAGACGTGGGTTCCCGAACCCAGTGGGACCCTGCGTCCTCCCCGGCCGGCCGAGCCCATCACAGACGTGGCAGTCATTGCTAGGGCGCTGGGCGAGGAGGTGCCCCAGGGCTACACGTGCATCCAGGCTTCCGCCGGGGGCCACCCCTTGGAACTCAgtgctgggctcctgggtggaACTCAGCCTGTCATCTGCTACCGCCGGGGCCGTGACAAGCCCCCCCTGGTTGAGCTGGG GGTCCTGTACGAGGGGAAGGAACGACCCAAGCCTGGCTTCCAAGTGCTGGACACGACACCCTACAGCCACTCGGCCAACCTGGCccctccaggccctgggcacCCCCGCACCTACCTCACTTACCGGCGGGCggcagagggggcagggctgCACGCCCTGGGCATCACCGACCTCTGCCTGGTGCTGCCCAGCAAGGGCGAGGGCACGCCACATACGTACTGCCGCCTGCCCCGCAACCTCAACCCTGGCATG TGGGGTCCAGCGGTGCACCTGTGCTACAAGGTGGGCCTGGCTAAGGCCAACACGCTGGTGTACGAGGCAG AGCTGCTCGGCCGCTACCCAGAGGAGGACAATGAGGCGTTCCCACTGCCTGAGTCCGTGCCCGTCTTCTGCCTGCCCATGGGAGCCACTGTTGAGTGCTGGCCCGCCCAGACCAAGTACCCCGTGCCCGTCTTTTCCACCTTTGTGCTCACGGGtgcagctggtgacaag GTGTATGGTGCTGCCCTGCAGTTCTACGAGGCATTCCCAAGGGCCAGGCTGTCAGAGCGGCAAGCACGGGCCCTGGGCCTCTTGAGTGCTGTGGAGCGGGGTCGGGCGCTGGGGGGCCGGGCTGTGCGCAGCCGGCGTGCCATTGCAGTGCTGTCGCGCTGGCCGGCCTTCCCTGCCTTCCGGGCCTTCCTCACGTTCCTCTACCGCTACTCCGTCTCAGGCCCCCACCGCCTGCCCTTGGAAGC GCACATCTCCCACTTCATTCACAAcgtccccttcccttccccacagaGACCCCGCATCCTGGTGCAG atGTCTCCCTATGACAACCTGCTCCTGTGCCAGCCTGtgtcctcacccctgcccctcag CGGTGCCAGcttcctgcagctgctgcagaGCCTAGGCCCCGAGCTGGCCGTCACGCTGCTGCTGGCTGTGCTCACAGAGCACAAGGTCCTCGTGCACTCGCTGAGGCCGGACCTGCTCACCAGCGTCTGTGAGGCCCTCGTCTCT ATGATCTTCCCGCTGCACTGGCAGTGCCCCTACATCCCGCTCTGCCCGCTGGTGCTGGCGGATGTGTTGAGCGCCCCCGTGCCTTTCATCGTGGGCATCCACTCCAGCTACTTCGATCTGCACGACCCGCCGGCCGACGTCATCTGCGTGGATCTGGACACCAACACGCTCTTCCA GACCGAGGACAAGAAGTCCCTCTCCCCTCGGACCCTGCCCCGCAGACCCTACAAGGTTCTGCTAGCCACCCTCACAGACTTGTACCAGCAGCTGGATCAGA CGTACACCGGGCCCGAGGAGGAGGCGTCCCTGGAGTTCCTGCTGACAGACTACGAGGCGGTGTGCGGCCGACGGGCCCGGCTGGAGCGTGAGGTCCAGGGAGCCTTTCTCCGCTTCATGGCCTGCCTGCTCAAGGGTTACCGGGACTTCCTGCGTCCGCTCACCCAGGCCCCCTCAGAGGGGGCTCGAGATGTCGACAACCTCTTCTTCTTGCAGG GCTTCCTCAAATCTCGGGAGCGCTCCAGCCACAAGCTGTACTGCCAGCTGCTGCGCACGCAGATGTTCTCGCAGTTCATCGAGGAGTGCTCCTTCGGCTCCGCTCGGCACGCCGCCCTCGAGTTCTTCGACTCTTGCGTGGACAAG GTCCACCCGGAGCAGGAGAAGCCTGAGCCCACCCCCTTGGTGGAGCTGGAGGAGCTGTCGGGCAGTGAGCTCACCGTCTTTATCACACCCCCCGAGGAGCCTCCCGCGCCAGAGGGCAGTGAATCCACCCCCCAGTACTG tgcctctttctgcccctccagctACGATGGGTTCCCAGAGCTGCGGGCTGAGCTGTTTGAGTCCCCGCGGGAGCAGCCCGGCGCGCTGCCTGTGCCAGGCCCGTCCCGTAGTgcccccagcagccctgcccctcGCCGCACCAAACAG GAGACGAAGGTCGCCCAGCGGATGGCACAGAAGTCGGCAGCGGTGCCCGAGCTGTGGGCTCGGTGCCTGCTGGGGCACTGCTACGGGCTGTGGTTCCTATGTCTGCCCGCCTATGTGCGGTCGGCACCCTCCCGCGTGCAGGCGCTGCACACAGCCTACCACGTGCTGCGCCAGATGGAGAGCCGCAAGGTGGTGCTGCCCGATGAG GTGTGTTACCGGGTGCTGATGCAGCTGTGCTCCCACTACGGGCAGCCCGTGCTGTCTGTGCGGGTCATGCTGGAGATGAGGCGGGCGGGCATCGTGCCCAACACCATCACTTACGGCTATTACAACAAG GCCGTGCTGGAAAGCAAGTGGCTGTCTGGTACACCAGGTGGGCGCCTGCGCTGGGCCAAGCTCCGGAACGTTGTCTTGGGGGCCGCTCAGTTCCGCCAGCCCTTGAGAGAACGGCGGCGGCAGGCGGCCGCGCAAGAGGCGAGCGGCGCCCAGACAG AGCCCCGTCTGGACCGTCCCTCCCCTACCCGCCCACTTCAGCGCCAGACTACTTGGGCTGGTCGAAGCTTTCGGGACCCAGCTTCACCCACGGGGCGCCTGGTGAAAAGCGGCAGTCTGGGGAGCGCCCGCGGGGCACAGCCCACGGTGGAGGCTGGCGTGGCCCACA TGATAGAGGCCCTGGGGGTGCTGGAGCCCCGGGGGTCCCCTGTGCCCTGGCGCGATGGAAGCCTCTCAGACCTGAGCCTGACCGGCGAGGAGCCGGCACCTGGAGGCAGCCCAGAGGACTCGGGCTCAGCCCTGAGTGCCCAGTCCACTGAAACCCTGGAGGGGCCGAGCGCGCGGGCGCCCAAGCCTGGTGGGCGTCAGGAAGAGGCCAGCACCCCCAGACGAGGGCTGGGCGCCCGCCTGCAAcaactactcactccttcccgcCGCTCCCCTGCCTCTCGTGCTCCCCCACCCGAGCTGCCCCCTGACctgcctccccccgcccgccGCAGCCCGATGGACAGCCTCCTGCGCCCCCGGGAGCGTCCTGGGTCCACTGCCTCCGAG AGCTCAGCCTCTCTGGGCAGTGAGTGGGACCTCTCAGAGTCTTCCGTCAGCAGCCTGAGCCTCCGCCATTCCTCAGAGCGCCTCAGCGACACCCCTGGATCCCTGCAGCCACCTTCCCTGGAA ATCCTGCTGTCCAGCTGCTCCTTGTGCCGTGCCTGCGACTCGCTGGTGTATGATGAGGAGATCATGGCTGGCTGGGCACCTGATGACTCCAACCTCAACACAGTCTGCCCCTTCTGCGCCTGCCCCTTTGTGCCCCTGCTCAGTGTCCAGACCCTTGATTCCCGACCCAG TGCCCCCAGCCCCAAGCCTGCCCCTGCTGGTGCCAGTAACAGCAAAGACGCTCCCATCCCTGGGggcccaggccctgtgctcagtgaCCGCAGGCTCTGCCTTGCCCTGGATGAGCCCCAGCTCTGCAACGGGCATATGGGG GCTGCCTCCCGCCGGGTCGAGGGTGGGGCCTGGGCGTACCTGAGCCCCCTGGTGCTGCGTAAGGAGCTGGAGTCGCTGGTGGAAAATGAGGGCAGCGAGGTGCTGGCATTGCCTGAGCTGCCTGCTGCCCACCCCATCATCTTCTGGAACCTTCTGTGGTATTTCCAGCGGCTGCGCCTGCCCAGTATTCTGCCATGCCTGGTGCTGGCCTCCTGTGAtgggcccccgcccccccag CAGGCCCCAGCTCCTTGGCTGACGCCAGATCCAGCATCTGTGCAGGTGCGGCTGCTGTGGGACGTCCTGACCCCCGATCCCGGTAGCTGCCCGCCGCTCTACGTGCTCTGGAGGGTCCACA GCCAGATCCCGCAACGGGTGGTATGGCCAGGCCCCATACCCGCGCCCCTCAGCCTGGAGCTCCTGGAGGCGGTGTTGCGCCACGTGGGTCTCAACGAGGTGCACAAGGCGGTCGGGCTCCTACTGGAGACTCTAGGGCCGCCTCCCACTGGTCTGCACTTGCAGAG GGGCATCTACCGTGAGATCTTATTCCTGACAATGGCTGCTCTGGGCAAGGACCACGTGGACATAG tGGCCTTCGACAAGAAGTACAAGTCCGCCTTTAACAAGCTGGCCAGCAGCATGGGCAAGGAGGAGCTGAGGCAGCGACGGGCACAGATGCCCACCCCAAAGGCCATTGATTGCCGGAAATGTTTTGGAGCACCTCTGGAATGCTAG